A genome region from Vulpes lagopus strain Blue_001 chromosome 7, ASM1834538v1, whole genome shotgun sequence includes the following:
- the SH3GL1 gene encoding endophilin-A2, translating to MSVAGLKKQFYKASQLVSEKVGGAEGTKLDEDFKEMEKKVDVTSKAVTEVLARTIEYLQPNPASRAKLTMLNTVSKIRGQVKNPGYPQSEGLLGECMIRHGKELGGESNFGDALLDAGESMKRLAEVKDSLDIEVKQNFIDPLQNLCDKDLKEIQHHLKKLEGRRLDFDYKKKRQGRIPDEELRQALEKFEESKEVAETSMHNLLETDIEQVSQLCALVDAQLDYHRQAVQILDELADKLKRRMRDASSRPKREYKPKPREPFDLGEPEQSNGGFPCATAPKIPASSSFRSSDKPIRTPSRSMPPLDQPSCKALYDFEPENAGELGFHEGDVITLTNQIDENWYEGMLHGQSGFFPLSYVEVLVPLPQ from the exons CTGGTCAGTGAGAAGGTCGGAGGGGCTGAAGGGACCAAGCTTGATGAAGACTTCAAAGAGATGGAGAAG AAGGTGGATGTTACCAGCAAGGCTGTGACAGAAGTGCTGGCCAGAACCATTGAGTACCTGCAGCCCAACCCAG CTTCACGGGCCAAGCTGACAATGCTCAACACGGTGTCCAAAATCCGAGGGCAAGTGAAGAACCCTGGCTACCCGCAGTCAGAGGGCCTGCTGGGCGAGTGCATGATCCGCCACGGAAAGGAGCTGGGTGGCGAGTCCAACTTCG GGGACGCCCTGTTGGACGCAGGGGAGTCCATGAAGCGCCTGGCAGAGGTGAAAGACTCCCTGGACATAGAGGTCAAGCAGAACTTCATCGACCCCCTGCAGAACTTGTGCGACAAAGACCTGAAGGAGATCCAG CACCACCTGAAGAAGCTAGAGGGCCGCCGCCTGGACTTTGACTACAAGAAGAAGCGACAGGGCAGGATTCCCGATGAGGAGCTGCGCCAGGCCCTGGAGAAGTTCGAAGAGTCCAAGGAGGTGGCTGAGACCAGCATGCACAACCTCCTGGAGACTGAT ATCGAGCAGGTGAGCCAGCTCTGCGCGCTGGTGGACGCCCAGCTGGACTACCACCGGCAGGCCGTGCAGATCTTGGACGAACTGGCCGACAAGCTCAAGCGAAG GATGCGAGATGCCTCCTCTCGCCCCAAGCGGGAATACAAGCCCAAGCCTCGGGAGCCCTTCGACCTGGGGGAGCCTGAGCAGTCCAATGGGGGCTTCCCCTGTGCCACGGCCCCCAAGATTCCAG CTTCGTCATCTTTCCGATCTTCTGACAAGCCCATCCGGACCCCCAGTAGGAGCATGC cacccctggACCAGCCAAGCTGCAAAGCTCTGTACGACTTTGAGCCTGAGAATGCCGGGGAGCTGGGCTTCCACGAGGGTGACGTCATCACGTTGACCAACCAGATCGACGAGAACTGGTACGAGGGCATGCTCCACGGCCAGTCGGGCTTCTTCCCCCTCAGCTACGTGGAGGTGCTGGTGCCCTTGCCTCAGTGA